In the genome of Pyramidobacter piscolens W5455, one region contains:
- a CDS encoding DUF6305 family protein, with translation MKKISLSLLVIMLLCLALSACSFAAVTGAEAPKGDLPLLVTNAGQGPGGKMGRLLIRRAKAVDDLTYNAEPKPEDLVAGGFKTMIVVIGSSAKGLGASGITIDQEIVRLDAMMAKAKELGIQVIAAHIEGKARRGKPGSADERSIDAIIPLADQIVVNTEGDADGKFTNLAKEKNIPITYLDSAMDLGEFVKMMYAK, from the coding sequence ATGAAGAAGATTTCGTTGTCGCTGCTTGTGATCATGCTGCTGTGCCTCGCGCTCTCGGCGTGTTCGTTCGCCGCCGTGACCGGCGCCGAAGCGCCCAAGGGCGATCTGCCGCTGCTGGTGACCAACGCCGGCCAGGGCCCCGGGGGCAAGATGGGCCGTCTGCTGATCCGCCGCGCCAAGGCCGTGGACGACCTGACCTACAACGCCGAGCCCAAGCCCGAGGACCTGGTCGCCGGCGGCTTCAAAACCATGATCGTGGTGATCGGCTCGTCCGCCAAAGGGCTGGGCGCTTCCGGCATCACCATCGATCAGGAGATCGTCCGTCTCGACGCGATGATGGCCAAGGCCAAGGAGCTCGGCATCCAGGTCATCGCCGCCCACATCGAAGGCAAGGCCCGCCGCGGCAAGCCGGGCAGCGCCGACGAGCGTTCCATCGACGCCATCATCCCGCTGGCCGACCAGATCGTGGTCAACACGGAAGGCGACGCCGACGGCAAGTTCACGAACCTCGCCAAGGAAAAGAACATCCCCATCACCTATCTTGACAGCGCCATGGATCTTGGCGAATTCGTCAAGATGATGTACGCCAAGTAG
- a CDS encoding citrate transporter produces MYAETSMVLAVMVIVFALASWKLKSPELSMVVTAIAGALAGGLGFPVRLLVEGTFTYFDVAFTFLTASIFINFYSETGAMDALVRKMVERFYGSKWVLFFLLAIIMLIPGALTGAGSVSMFVVGGMVATVLRFMGIGDKKIVAFIYVTSMLAAVAPPINLWVMLMCAQANMPYVGFDVPLLAPIVLITIFTVFYLLRGGKPESKEQILAELPEVPAGMNWFRILAPLAVFIVLLLLSKYAAFSIPTLGIPLIFLISTLVAMLVSPKRSGFRRWYEVLANTSEQVFPLLATVISVGVLVNIMTATGVRGLIAITFVTLPVVLIYVFAPFVLPLAQGSLSYSSGIILGTPLIFLFNSVGVNVTIIATALSLLYPLGDCLPPSRISGRVAVDVSGYKGSYMSFLGAILVPCIFMAVVAVLMLIYANKLSWLIVY; encoded by the coding sequence ATGTACGCCGAAACTTCTATGGTTCTGGCGGTCATGGTGATCGTCTTCGCCCTGGCCAGCTGGAAGCTGAAATCGCCCGAGCTTTCCATGGTCGTCACGGCCATCGCCGGAGCTCTGGCGGGCGGGCTGGGATTCCCCGTCCGCCTCCTTGTGGAAGGCACGTTCACGTATTTCGACGTGGCCTTCACGTTCCTGACCGCTTCGATCTTCATCAACTTCTACTCCGAGACCGGCGCCATGGACGCGCTGGTGCGCAAGATGGTGGAGCGCTTTTACGGCTCCAAGTGGGTGCTCTTCTTCCTGCTGGCGATCATCATGCTGATCCCCGGCGCCCTTACCGGCGCGGGCAGCGTTTCCATGTTCGTGGTCGGCGGCATGGTGGCGACGGTGCTGCGCTTCATGGGCATCGGCGACAAGAAGATCGTCGCCTTCATCTACGTCACTTCGATGCTGGCCGCCGTGGCGCCGCCCATCAACCTGTGGGTGATGCTGATGTGCGCCCAGGCCAACATGCCCTACGTCGGCTTCGACGTGCCGCTGCTGGCGCCGATCGTTCTCATCACGATTTTTACGGTGTTCTATCTGCTGCGCGGCGGCAAGCCTGAGTCCAAGGAACAGATCTTGGCCGAGCTCCCCGAAGTTCCCGCAGGCATGAACTGGTTCCGCATCCTCGCGCCGCTGGCCGTCTTCATCGTGCTGCTGCTGCTTTCCAAGTACGCGGCCTTCAGCATCCCGACGCTGGGCATCCCGCTGATCTTCCTGATCAGTACGCTGGTGGCCATGCTGGTCTCGCCCAAAAGAAGCGGCTTCAGGCGTTGGTACGAAGTGCTCGCCAACACCTCGGAGCAGGTGTTCCCGCTGCTGGCGACGGTCATCAGCGTCGGCGTGCTGGTCAACATCATGACCGCCACGGGCGTGCGCGGCCTGATCGCGATCACGTTCGTGACGCTGCCGGTGGTGCTGATCTACGTCTTCGCGCCGTTCGTGCTGCCGCTTGCGCAGGGCTCGCTCAGTTACAGCAGCGGCATCATCCTCGGCACGCCGCTGATCTTCCTGTTCAACTCGGTGGGCGTCAACGTGACGATCATCGCCACGGCGCTGAGCCTGCTCTACCCGCTGGGCGACTGCCTGCCGCCCTCGCGCATCTCCGGCCGCGTCGCGGTCGACGTTTCGGGCTACAAGGGCAGCTACATGTCGTTCCTTGGGGCCATTCTCGTGCCCTGCATTTTCATGGCCGTCGTCGCCGTGCTCATGCTGATCTACGCCAACAAGCTGAGCTGGCTCATCGTTTACTAG
- a CDS encoding deacylase translates to MAFNYEKGAVARKLAFLAVAGVMAWLGGREFLELRNYKEQVVVSDSFTEKKMLSDWFPPIKGTGVDTPVYVFDSGVPGSSMFYLGGTHPYEPATSMSAYVMMENIKVKKGRVLIAPHANYSASTVGMLGNAYPKFFHVETDHGLRRYRIGDRNTAPVDQWPDPFTYVHYPSGQNLDYTDSRNLNRTYPGRPDGNLTEQLTYAIMEVNRKENITLFVDSHEASLMYPVVATYVAHDRSLDMAMMASMVLTASEFPMKCEASPKSLRGLSHRDAGDFCDSYVVLMETPEPFIDRVAGKITEKLMMDGKDEFLQTAAEHGLLYCDYDIKVGYPMWDRVGRHLSGALEMINQMNDFLIDEPEKELLVEFPRHPDLKEKGLGAFLHDPATADPKKVFLD, encoded by the coding sequence ATGGCCTTCAACTACGAAAAAGGCGCCGTCGCGCGCAAACTCGCGTTCCTCGCCGTCGCGGGCGTCATGGCCTGGCTGGGCGGCCGGGAATTTTTGGAGCTTCGCAACTACAAGGAGCAGGTGGTCGTCTCCGACTCGTTCACTGAGAAGAAGATGCTCTCCGACTGGTTCCCGCCGATCAAGGGCACGGGCGTGGACACTCCCGTGTACGTGTTCGACTCGGGCGTGCCCGGCAGCAGCATGTTCTACCTCGGCGGCACGCACCCCTACGAACCTGCCACGTCGATGTCGGCCTACGTAATGATGGAAAACATCAAGGTCAAAAAGGGCCGCGTGCTGATCGCGCCACACGCCAATTACAGCGCCTCCACCGTGGGCATGCTGGGCAACGCCTATCCTAAATTCTTCCACGTGGAAACCGATCACGGTCTGCGCCGCTACCGCATCGGCGACCGCAACACGGCGCCCGTCGACCAGTGGCCCGATCCGTTCACCTACGTGCACTATCCTTCGGGGCAGAACCTCGACTACACGGATTCGCGCAACCTCAACCGCACCTACCCGGGACGCCCCGACGGCAACCTCACCGAGCAGCTGACGTACGCGATCATGGAAGTCAACCGCAAGGAAAACATCACGCTGTTCGTCGATTCCCACGAAGCGTCGCTGATGTATCCCGTGGTCGCCACCTACGTGGCCCACGACCGTTCGCTGGACATGGCGATGATGGCTTCGATGGTGCTGACGGCTTCCGAGTTCCCGATGAAGTGCGAGGCTTCGCCCAAGAGCCTGCGCGGCCTGAGCCACCGCGACGCGGGCGACTTCTGCGACTCCTACGTGGTGCTGATGGAGACGCCGGAACCGTTCATCGACCGCGTCGCCGGCAAGATCACCGAGAAGCTGATGATGGACGGCAAGGACGAATTTTTGCAGACGGCGGCCGAGCACGGCCTGCTCTACTGCGACTACGACATCAAGGTCGGCTACCCGATGTGGGACCGCGTCGGCCGTCACCTTTCGGGCGCGCTCGAGATGATCAACCAGATGAACGATTTCCTGATCGACGAGCCTGAAAAGGAGCTGCTGGTGGAGTTCCCCCGCCATCCCGACCTGAAGGAAAAGGGGCTGGGCGCGTTCCTGCACGATCCGGCCACGGCCGATCCCAAGAAAGTGTTCCTCGATTAA
- a CDS encoding dipeptidase produces MKPNRKVLVGALLALSLTAQASFACTVIAVGKKASVDGSAMITHNDDSRTANSRLYIVPEADWPEGSMRPIIKDQHGYPGEQQKLDETPQVKHTFRYFSSRYSFMNEKGVAMSEATNGVDDTDERALKVKQVMEKDAVGSLDAWSIQDIALERASTAREAAKIMGELVEKHGFYDAGETMPITDGNEVWIFEVYGNGIWAAWRMPDDHIFVAANRARLRNLNLDDKDNVMACPDIVDFAVKNGFLDAKKVDRKNFSPADVYNPSHELYAIRREWRVLSLIAPSQTFDPNAMELPMSVVPDKKVSVQDIFAITGDWYEGTPYDLSKGPAAGPWGNPIRFANSSKTKPDSTWERSINMMRTCYVHIAQVRGDLPEEIRGISWFGYGASDTTYITPLWPIMRKLPDFYNTGDRFHPYDSKSGWWVNTRVQEIAGLHYQDARKDIHAARDEKLQPLYVLTPMVQDKAAELIKAGKRDEAISLITDFAYANAVDFNQRWQTLGDVLLGKYALGYVNFKTTPYPQEWNDFIGYGPITRPAK; encoded by the coding sequence ATGAAACCGAACCGCAAAGTTCTCGTCGGCGCGCTGCTCGCCCTGTCGCTGACCGCCCAGGCGTCGTTCGCCTGCACCGTCATCGCCGTCGGCAAGAAGGCCAGCGTCGACGGCAGCGCCATGATCACGCACAACGACGACTCGCGCACGGCCAACTCGCGCCTGTACATCGTGCCCGAGGCCGACTGGCCCGAAGGATCGATGCGTCCGATCATCAAGGACCAGCACGGCTACCCGGGCGAGCAGCAGAAGCTCGACGAGACGCCTCAGGTCAAACACACGTTCCGTTACTTCTCTTCCCGTTACTCATTCATGAACGAGAAGGGCGTCGCCATGAGCGAAGCCACCAACGGCGTGGACGACACCGACGAGCGCGCGCTCAAGGTCAAGCAGGTCATGGAGAAGGACGCCGTCGGCTCTCTGGACGCCTGGAGCATTCAGGACATCGCCCTCGAGCGCGCCTCCACCGCCCGTGAAGCCGCCAAGATCATGGGCGAGCTGGTCGAGAAACACGGCTTCTACGACGCCGGCGAGACCATGCCCATCACCGACGGCAACGAAGTCTGGATCTTCGAAGTCTATGGCAACGGCATCTGGGCCGCCTGGCGCATGCCCGACGATCACATCTTCGTGGCCGCCAACCGCGCCCGCCTGCGCAACCTGAACCTCGACGACAAGGACAACGTCATGGCCTGCCCCGACATCGTCGACTTCGCCGTCAAGAACGGCTTCCTCGACGCCAAAAAAGTCGACCGCAAGAACTTCAGCCCCGCCGACGTGTACAACCCCAGCCACGAACTCTACGCCATCCGCCGCGAGTGGCGCGTGCTGTCGCTGATCGCGCCCAGCCAGACGTTCGATCCCAACGCCATGGAACTGCCCATGTCCGTCGTCCCCGACAAGAAGGTCAGCGTTCAGGACATCTTCGCCATCACCGGCGACTGGTACGAGGGCACGCCCTATGACCTCAGCAAGGGGCCCGCGGCCGGTCCCTGGGGCAACCCGATCCGCTTCGCCAATAGCAGCAAGACCAAGCCCGATTCGACGTGGGAGCGTTCCATCAACATGATGCGCACCTGCTACGTGCACATCGCCCAGGTCCGCGGCGACCTGCCCGAAGAGATCCGCGGCATCAGCTGGTTCGGCTACGGCGCTTCCGACACCACCTACATCACGCCGCTGTGGCCCATCATGAGGAAACTTCCCGACTTCTACAACACCGGCGACCGCTTCCATCCCTACGACAGCAAGTCCGGCTGGTGGGTCAACACCCGCGTCCAGGAGATCGCCGGCCTGCATTATCAGGACGCCCGCAAGGACATCCACGCCGCCCGCGACGAGAAACTTCAGCCGCTCTACGTGCTGACGCCCATGGTCCAGGACAAGGCCGCCGAGCTGATCAAGGCCGGCAAGCGCGACGAAGCCATTTCCTTGATCACCGACTTCGCCTACGCCAACGCCGTCGATTTCAACCAGCGCTGGCAGACCCTCGGCGACGTGCTGCTGGGCAAATACGCCCTCGGCTACGTCAATTTCAAGACCACGCCCTACCCACAGGAGTGGAACGACTTCATCGGCTACGGCCCGATCACACGCCCCGCCAAGTAA